The nucleotide sequence CAAAGTATCCTTTAGAGACGTACTGCACTGTAGACTCGATTGCATCCTCCGATCGAATGCCGGGTTCTGTGGCGTCGCCCTCGTCAACGATCTGCTCGTGGAAATCGAGAATGAGCCCGACCGAAGGATACGCGACGTCGTCAGTCACAATTGCGACTCTTCTGCGCTAGCCAATAGTCGTTTCTTCCTTGCAGCGTCGCTCGCCGTCTGTTATATTTCTTGGCGGCCGGTACTGGCGCGTTGCTGACGGGCACGTTCGTAGCGCGTTCGCTCCTCGAGGGCAGTCGCCCAATCGCCGAAATCACCGCATACGTCGTCGATTCGAGGACGCCATCATCATGCACTTCCCTCGAGGACAAAAGCGCGGTGTCGTGGTTTCACTCGAACCAGAAGCCGGACGAGACTTGAACCAATTTACCACTGAGTGTATTCGACTTATCGACGAGTGAATTCGGGATTCAAGCACGAATGATATTACACTAGACTGTCTCTCAAAAACAAATCAGTCAGATTATATTTCTGCAATCGATAGTAAGAGATGCAGTAGCGTGCTGCATCACCGAAATCGGGCGTCGTAGTGCTGACACACCCATTACGACGATCAGAGGCACCCCCGAGATTCCCCCTTTCAATATAGCTCTCTGGAAACTCTGCGCTGTACTGCTCAAAAGTGCCTGTAGAGCGTACAAGAGTGTCGGAAAGTACTACGACCTGTAGAGAGGTTTTGCAAAAGCCGCGTACGCGGTCCCGAGGCCACCTTTTGACTCATGCGCTGTGGATGGGTGCGTCAACCTCGGGGCCGCAGGCCTACTTCTACAACGCCACCCTATAAATCTACGGCTCTGTTAAAATCGTAAATCGGCGACAGGTTTCAGAAATCGTGCTGAATACAGAGCGCGTATCAGTCTTTGACTCGACCTCCCTGTGGTTACTTGAATCGCTCGAAGGTAGCACGCTCAAAATCGTCACTCCCACATTGACAACTTCCATCAGTCCCGATTGGACGGTGATTATCATTTTCCAGTTCTTCGGCTTGATAGAGAGTGCCGCATTCGACACATTTAGCGACGACATTAGATTCACTCTCTGATTTCGAATCTTCCTTCGGCATGTTCCTTATTGGAGTTCGGGGCTACGTTGGTTGCTTTCGGAACGTTACTCTGTCCGGGTGTTACTCACATCATTACACAACGAGAAGTAATTTTTCGACAGATAAATTTCAAATCCCCCTCGCAGGTAGTCCGGCGTTGAGAAGGCGAAACAAATGAGGCCTTCAAGATGGATGCAACCTCTCTATTCAGCACGCGTCTTCTGCTCTCGGCTGAGGGTTTCAACAGAGCCAAATCTACTTTCTCGACTACCACGACAAAATGTATATAGTTTCTTTGCTGAGTTGCACTCCGCTGCAATTGATTCGGTGGTATGACATATCTGGCATTTGTTCTTCCAATTGCAGTGATGGAGCCACTGAACGACCGGCCCTCCAACACGCCGACACGACGCCAATTTTGTAAAACCAGCCTCAGTCGATGAAAGGATAGTTAGTACTGCCCGGTATAGATGTAGATACGATGAGTCTTGGATATCTTGTCCTCGGCGTTCTCTTGCTCGTGATTGCTACTGTGGATATTCTCTGGACGACGCTCTGGATTGAAGGTGGTGCTGGACCACTCACCTCACGTTTGATGGACGGCACATGGCGTACACTCCGGCGTCTTACGGACGGGAACAGCTACCTTCTTTCATTGGCTGGCCCCTTCATCCTCGTGAATAGTCTCGGCGTTTGGATTGCGTTACTGTGGACTGGTTGGACCTTTGTGTTCGCTGGCTCAGCTACCTCACTCATCAATACGACTACTGGCAGTTCGGTTTCGTGGCTCGACCAGCTCTACTTCACAGGCTATGCCATGTTCACCCTCGGAAACGGTGGATTCGCACCGAACGGTGGTATCTGGCAAATCGTGACGGTCCTTGTCACGGCGAATGGCATGCTCTTTGTAACGCTTAGCGTCACGTACGTCCTCTCTGTGTTGGGAGCAGTTACCCAGAAGCGCTCCTTTGCCATCGGCGTTACTGGGCTTGGTACTCGCGGTGGCGAAGTTATTCGAGCAGCATGGAATGGCCAGGAATTCGAAGAACTTCCTCTCCTCCTCAATACTCATATCACCGAACTAAATAGGCTTACGTCGAATCACAAAGCATATCCAATTCTTCATTATTTTCACAGTGCACGCTCTGATGCTGCAGCGATCACAAGTATCGCTGTCCTAGATGATGCGTTGACGATACTCCATGTCGGAATTCCAGACCAACATCAACCAAGTAATATCATTCTCGAGAGTGGCCGTTCGAGTATCGAAAGTTATCTCAAGACACTGCATGGTTCGTTTGTTGATCCTGAAGGACGTACGCCACCGCCGCTTAGCCTTGACTCAGTTCGCAATGCTGGTATCCCAACAGTCTCAGAAAGTGAATTCGAGACTGCTCTTGACGATCTGAAGATGCGACGGCGAACGTTACTGGAATTAGTCGAATCTGATGAACGCCAGTGGCCTACCGATCCGCCCTCATAAGTAACCCGTGAAAGCCATTACTCACGGGATGGCTTCAATTGTTATCTCCAGTGCCATCCTCGCCCGCCGTAAACGGCGGGATTCTCTCGCTGCTAAAAGATAGTATACACCCACTTCCTGTTCACTACAGTAGATGGTCCAGCAGAGATGAACCAGAAGCAGATACAAAACCAATATACAGGGCAGGCACAGCCACTAACTGAATGAGCGCCTGAGTGTGGCTATTCCGACTGTTCGAGCCTCTGTCGTTGAGCCTCGAATTCTTCGTCGGTAAGGTCACTACGGACGTACGCTGTTCGGAGTTCTTCCATTGCAGGATTCCGTAATTGTTGGGAGTCGCTCATTTGCTTGGTGAGGAGATAGCCTCCACCGAGAAGAACAAGGAGAAAGGCAAGCGGAACGAGCAGCGCAAGGAGCATCCACCAGCCACCAATTGGCCCGTAACCACCCATCATACCACCAAATTCCCTCCCGTTGTGAAAAACGGCAGTACGACGGTTGCTCCGAGAATCAAGAGGAGGATAGTCATCATGCCGAATTGATCCGATGGGATCTGATCCTCAAATCTCTGAAAGCACACGCTCAAACCGTTCGTGGACTTCGGTAGCAATCGAGTGGGTCCGAGAGGAAACCGGCTTAAGTAGACGTGCGTGTGAATGGTGGGACGTTGAACGACGAGAGCTACCGGCCAATTGCCGGCGACTGATTGCCGGTGGCCCTACCCTCAACGAGCGAACCCCGTCTTGGGTGAACGAAGTAGGGTGATTTACCTAACTTAGATTTCGACGTACTTTTCTTGAGCTTGATCCCCACCAATCACGTATATGGTCCATGATTCTTGTTTCGTTCCACCCATACCAGGTGTCCCGGCTGGCATCCCGGGGAGTGCGACGCCCTCGATTGCCGGTCTCTCTGTGAGGAGCTTTGCGATTACTTGTGCTGGAACGTGTCCTTCAACGACGTAGTCTTCTAAGACGAGCGTATGGCAGCTATGGAGGCTTTCGGGGACATTATACTTTTCTTTGATAGAAACGATATCATCCGGAACCGTCTCAGTAAGCTTCCCATCAATGTTGTTGCGTAAGTACGACGCGTACTGTTTACAGCATCCGCACCCAGGTGCATTGTACTGCTGGGCATTGGTGACTGCCGCTTTCTCTTCGAGATCCCAGTTACGTGTATTGGACGAGCCAAGGCATCCAGCAACACCGAACACACTGGCAGTTACCAATGTCTGGACTGCAGTTCGCCGTGTAAGAGGCATCAAAGGTACTATCTTGGCGAAAGATTAAAACGCCTCTTACTTTACTAGGTATTATTCCAACATTTCCATTTCCAAAATATCTTTATTTATATAGAGGTCTCTATATTTTCTGGCGTAGACTGTTAGGTCTCAGGGGCTTGGTTTGGGTGTCTCTAAACAATAGACTGTTTGTGTTGTAAGTACTCTTCTTCAATCCGTCGCTTAATACTCGGTCTTACAGAAAGTCGAGGAGAAGACCCCACGACTTTAGTCGTGGGATGAATCCGATAAACAACGACGCGAACCACGAGCAATAGCAAGCCCGAGTCTCCAACGGTAGTACGCCTCGTTCTGCATCAAAGCTGAAG is from Haloprofundus halophilus and encodes:
- a CDS encoding ion channel: MSLGYLVLGVLLLVIATVDILWTTLWIEGGAGPLTSRLMDGTWRTLRRLTDGNSYLLSLAGPFILVNSLGVWIALLWTGWTFVFAGSATSLINTTTGSSVSWLDQLYFTGYAMFTLGNGGFAPNGGIWQIVTVLVTANGMLFVTLSVTYVLSVLGAVTQKRSFAIGVTGLGTRGGEVIRAAWNGQEFEELPLLLNTHITELNRLTSNHKAYPILHYFHSARSDAAAITSIAVLDDALTILHVGIPDQHQPSNIILESGRSSIESYLKTLHGSFVDPEGRTPPPLSLDSVRNAGIPTVSESEFETALDDLKMRRRTLLELVESDERQWPTDPPS
- a CDS encoding SHOCT domain-containing protein, which codes for MMGGYGPIGGWWMLLALLVPLAFLLVLLGGGYLLTKQMSDSQQLRNPAMEELRTAYVRSDLTDEEFEAQRQRLEQSE
- a CDS encoding DUF411 domain-containing protein codes for the protein MPLTRRTAVQTLVTASVFGVAGCLGSSNTRNWDLEEKAAVTNAQQYNAPGCGCCKQYASYLRNNIDGKLTETVPDDIVSIKEKYNVPESLHSCHTLVLEDYVVEGHVPAQVIAKLLTERPAIEGVALPGMPAGTPGMGGTKQESWTIYVIGGDQAQEKYVEI